A stretch of Malus sylvestris chromosome 11, drMalSylv7.2, whole genome shotgun sequence DNA encodes these proteins:
- the LOC126590815 gene encoding protein ACCELERATED CELL DEATH 6-like, whose protein sequence is MDPRLYKSAKSGDVYILKRLLNDNRSLLYQLTPRGNTALHVAVQFGHKNVVTEIYNRCRSLLTQPNSDGDTPLHVAARVGSFSIVYYLVREIQFMSQEDFVNTNIGVFETLRIGNKGNNTVLHEAARNGHAKVVEFLLKVDPKLACFENDNGESPLYLAARGDVLEIVDQILRSTPSSAHGGPEGETALHAAVIEKHFDIVEVLLRFKQQLVKETDHQGRTPLHYAASLGDHKTVRRLLEIDTSTAYVLDKEGQSPIHVAAREGRGSVISEITQHCPDSGELVDPFGRNILHIAIQGGQVNVVRYILETPDLEGLINQPDVDGNTPLHLATIERKTWILYYLMWDGRVNQRSKNKYGQTASDVDRSIKECSLRFPMNIICTPHAWLGNIKFYQRAERAEASAVQTYREMGQTLLVVATLITTVTFTAAFTMPGGYNNDVGPHQGVALLQSNENFKWFIISDTIAMTCSINAACLLFGGAVNGNESVYIYYLTGAAALTYIALQSTAIAFTTGIMAVLPHQQFAQTLGLVVGITFHVSTFMFLSHLVKIFSNLEACRLLFSHLYRKLKCKIRNKH, encoded by the exons ATGGATCCAAGGCTCTACAAATCTGCAAAATCCGGGGATGTTTACATCCTCAAGCGACTTCTTAACGATAATCGGAGCCTACTGTATCAACTTACACCCCGAGGAAACACAGCCCTCCATGTCGCAGTTCAGTTCGGACATAAAAATGTTGTCACTGAAATTTATAACAGATGCAGGTCCCTTCTCACACAGCCAAATTCGGATGGAGATACTCCTTTACATGTGGCTGCAAGGGTTGGTTCCTTCTCTATAGTGTATTATCTGGTTCGCGAAATTCAATTCATGTCACAGGAAGATTTCGTGAACACGAACATTGGCGTGTTTGAGACGCTGAGAATTGGAAACAAGGGGAACAACACGGTCTTACACGAAGCTGCAAGGAATGGTCATGCAAAAGTTGTTGAGTTCTTGCTCAAAGTTGATCCCAAATTGGCCTGTTTTGAGAATGACAATGGCGAGTCTCCATTGTACCTGGCTGCAAGAGGGGACGTGTTAGAGATcgtggatcaaattttaagatcAACGCCATCATCAGCTCATGGCGGACCAGAAGGCGAAACAGCTTTGCATGCTGCCGTAATTGAGAAGCATTTTG ATATCGTGGAAGTACTCCTAAGGTTCAAACAGCAACTTGTCAAAGAAACTGACCACCAAGGCAGGACTCCTCTCCACTATGCAGCATCCCTTGGAGATCACAAAACAGTTCGACGATTACTAGAAATCGATACTTCTACTGCGTATGTTCTGGATAAAGAGGGCCAGTCACCAATTCATGTTGCAGCAAGGGAAGGGCGTGGCAGTGTCATTAGTGAAATTACTCAACATTGCCCTGATTCGGGTGAACTTGTTGACCCTTTTGGGCGAAACATTCTTCATATTGCCATCCAAGGTGGGCAAGTAAATGTTGTCAGGTATATACTGGAAACACCCGATCTGGAGGGGCTCATAAATCAGCCGGATGTTGATGGAAACACGCCTTTGCATCTCGCAACCATAGAGAGAAAAACATGGATTTTGTACTACTTGATGTGGGATGGAAGAGTAAATCAAAGATCTAAGAACAAATATGGCCAAACAGCATCTGATGTTGATAGATCAATCAAAGAATGCAGTCTTAGATTTCCCATG AATATAATCTGTACGCCGCATGCTTGGTTAGGCAACATCAAATTTTACCAAAGAGCAGAACGGGCAGAAGCCAGTGCAGTGCAAACTTACAGGGAAATGGGCCAGACCCTTTTGGTGGTTGCAACACTTATCACAACTGTAACATTTACAGCTGCATTCACAATGCCCGGAGGCTATAACAATGATGTCGGTCCACACCAAGGAGTGGCTCTTCTGCAGTCAAATGAAAATTTCAAGTGGTTCATAATCTCAGACACCATTGCAATGACTTGCTCAATAAATGCAGCTTGCCTTTTATTTGGGGGAGCTGTTAACGGCAATGAGTCGGTGTATATTTACTATTTAACAGGTGCTGCTGCTCTTACATATATTGCTCTGCAATCTACTGCAATAGCATTCACAACTGGGATTATGGCTGTCCTGCCCCATCAGCAATTTGCCCAAACCTTGGGACTGGTAGTTGGAATCACTTTTCATGTTAGTACCTTCATGTTTCTTTCacatttggtgaaaatattttccAACCTCGAAGCCTGTAGATTATTGTTTTCGCATCTCTACAGGAAGCTCAAGTGCAAAATAAGGAACAAACATTGA